One Stigmatopora nigra isolate UIUO_SnigA chromosome 1, RoL_Snig_1.1, whole genome shotgun sequence DNA segment encodes these proteins:
- the taf11 gene encoding transcription initiation factor TFIID subunit 11 — MADPARIKTEDTLETPAAGTDERPKGKAIDNGTAAGVEKPKGGLKESPKQEDASEPVKAEDEEGQPASKRLKVELEKKREKRQKVDEDEIQKMQVLVSSFSEDQLNRYEMYRRSAFPKAAIKRLIQSITGSSVSQNVVIAMSGIAKVFAGEIVEEALDVCEKWGDTPPLQPKHMREALRRLKSRHQIPNTKYKTILFH; from the exons ATGGCAGATCCTGCACGAATCAAAACCGAGGACACACTCGAGACCCCAGCTGCCGGTACAGATGAGCGACCTAAAGGAAAAGCCATCGATAACGGTACGGCTGCCGGTGTGGAAAAGCCTAAAGGTGGACTAAAGGAATCGCCCAAGCAGGAAGATGCATCT GAACCAGTAAAAGCAGAGGATGAGGAAGGCCAGCCTGCGTCAAAAAGACTAAAGGTGGAACTAGAAAAGAAAAGGGAGAAGCGGCAAAAGGTTGACGAGGACGAAATTCAAAAGATGCA GGTTTTGGTGTCATCCTTCTCTGAAGATCAGCTAAATCGTTATGAAATGTACAGGCGTTCTGCCTTCCCTAAGGCTGCTATCAAGAGG CTTATTCAATCCATAACAGGATCCTCCGTCTCCCAGAATGTGGTGATCGCCATGTCTGGTATCGCCAAAGTCTTTGCTGGAGAAATAGTTGAAGAAG CATTGGATGTTTGTGAAAAGTGGGGCGACACACCACCTCTTCAGCCTAAGCACATGAGGGAGGCATTAAGGAGATTGAAGAGCCGGCACCAGATCCCTAACACCAAGTACAAAACCATTTTGTTTCATTAA